TTTCTTATAGGCAGATAGCTCTCTTTTTCGCTGATAATCGTATCCATTGCTTGTGTTGCAATATTTGTAGATTCTTTTCGAAAGATAGAAAACAAATCTCTCCTTGACATAGTTTTCCCTGTTAAATGATTGAGACTATTTTCATTCGTAATCACTTCATATTTGGGATGAAGGCCTAAAGAACTTACAAAGTTGTCCGCTTTCGTTAATGATTCATAAAATAATAAATTATTATGCTTTGCAATACTACAATTTTTACAGCTACTTAAATTAAATTGATACATTTTATCCTTCTGCATAAGAAATAAAATAGCCAACAATTCTGGATGAAAAGCATGCAAACAGGTCAATTTTGTTGCTCCTGCGCCGCCTTTTATAGAGCAGGAGAATACCATGTCCTCTTGGCCATCGGCTACTCGGAGAATACTCTCTTCCCCTAACTTTTTCATCTGGATCGCTTGAGTTGGACATACAGCCTTACAAAGACCGCAGCCTATACAAAGATTTTCATCCATACTAATTTTCCCAGAATTTAGAAGCATGGCATCCTTTGGACAAATATCTCGACATTTTGTACAAGGGTCCATTGAGGAGCAATTTAAAAGACATCGTTCTTGAAGTATATTGGGGTAACTATCTTCAGTTAATTTTTCTAATATATAATCTATCAACATTATATGCACCCCTCTTTAAAAATAAAAAATTAGATATTTTGATTGTATATTATGATTTCTCTCTATTTCATAATAGAACAAAATAATCACTTTGTCAATTTTTTATCGATTCAATTTTAGGTAATATTAATTATTATTTAATATTTTATATTTAAATGAATACTGCATCCTCTTTTACACAAAAATGTAGAAGAGCCTTAGACTCTTCTACATCTTTATATTGATTGAATTAAGGTTTTATTTATTTAGGAAGTAAGTTTAGTTTTTCTAACTCATCCGCTACATCTTTTAGATTTAATCTTTCTAGACAAGCTCTTGTAGGTGCTCCTGTCTTCTCATCCCATCCGTATTCCTTATATAGCATTGTTAAAGCTAATTGCATATCGTCTCTATCCATGATTACTGTTCCCTCTGTGAATGGTTTTGCATCTGGATTCTTAAGATCTACAAATGCCCACTCAGGAATTGTATCATGCTCGTTACGCATATCTACAGTGTTCATATTTTTTACAGTTAATGCTCTATGAAGTGTAGAAATTCTTTCTGCAGCAAAATCTAATTCATCTTCAGTAGTTTCGATTCCTGTTGCTAAACTGAAGAACTTAGCTTCTAACGCTGTATCTCCTCTGTAGTTTCTTTCCTTAGAAGGAGAAGCTGTCATTGGCCATACCCAGTTACATAATGTAATAGAGTCGTGTAAGAAGTTTCTATCTACGGACCATTTTGCAAATTTTGCTTTGTATTCGTTCATTGGTGTATAGTTTGCCTTTGGATCTAATGCGTCTCCAGAACCGAATTTCTCAGCTAAAATATCTTTTAAGATTTCAATTGGAAGTCCATTATCCAATAAGTTCATATGTGTATGAGAGTTGGCATCTCTATTGAACATGATGTTTACAAGAACTCCTACCTGAGCACCAGCCTCATTACTGTGATGTTTAGGGAATGCCATTTTAGACCAAACGTTATTTCCATAGTTATCCCAGTAATCGTTTCCTAATTTCCATTCTTTTGCCATCCAATATGGACCTTGTGCTACTTTCCAGAACTCTCCTTCTTTTAGAGCGATTCTTCTGTAGAACTCTAATAAGAACTCAGGATCTCCAGATTCAGCTAAATCCCATCGAATGCTATCGTATTCTTCTTTTGGAAGAACTTCTTTAAATTTACCAGTAGTCAGCATATATCTAAAGTCTCTTCCTAACTGACCGTAGTTACTCCAGATACCGTAATCATCTGCAAGTCTTGAACCTAAGCTCTTGATGATCAATTCTTGCTCTGTACCTTGCCAGTTTACGTTCATAACTGTACCAGGGTTGATGAATCCAATACATGTGCTGGTTGCATACGGTGTTAAGCCATATTTCTCAAGCTCAGGCACTTTTAAGTTGGATTGGCAACGGATTGGACAAGAATGGCATCCACCCATTTTAATTGTTCTTTCTTCTGCTACTGCACCTAAGTCGAAGATCGCCTTTTGTGTACGAAGTCCAACTCTATTTGGATCTCCTACTGGACATTCTCCAGTTTCTACTGGTGGCTCAGCTGCTCCCCAGAATAATCCTGGTTGTCCTGTCCAACGGCTTCCTGTCCAGTGGTACTCTGCCCATGGCTGAGGTGTACTTGGAACAACGTGTTGGTTGTTAGAACCGATGATCTCTGTCATCATAAATCTATTTAATTTTAACCATTCCTGTGCTTTACCTTCTGCAATTTTAACAGATCCAGTTCCTCTAATACCGATTGCTTTTAATTTCTTAGAACCGAACACTCCACCGTGTCCACCAGCAGAGTGGTTTACAGTGTTTACGAAAGAAGATAGGTTGATTAAGTTTTCTCCAGCTTGACCAATTGCTCCGATACAAGCTTCTTTTCCTAGAACATCATGTAATGTCTTTTCTGTTTCAACAGTTCCTTTACCCCATAAATGGCTAGCATCTTCAATGGATACCTTATCATCATCAATTTTTAACCATACTGGTGTTTGAGATGCTCCTTCAACAATGATACCATCCCATCCTGCAAATTTTAGGATTGGTCCAAAGTTTCCACCCATATGGCTATCTGTTACAGCATGATATGGGTTTGTTGGTGCAAGTGAAGTAATATTTGTTCTACCACTACAAGGTACACCAGCACCTGTAAAAGGTCCAACGGCAATTACAATTTTATTTGCTTCATCAAAAGCTTTTGTTCCTTGTGGTACTTCGTCAAATATAACTTTATATCCGATTCCTGCTCCACCGATTAATTCTTTATATTTCATAGTATCTTCTGTAGATATAGTTTTTGTAGTTAAATTTACTCTTAACAGTTTTCCTGTCCAGCCAGTAACATTAGACATTATGATTCCTCCCGTTCTTATAAAAATAATCACTTCATTTTTAAACCAAATTCCTATTTAACAATTGAGCAAATTATGCGAAGAAAAATCCTTTTCTTCTTGCTGCTGTTGTTACTTCCTCCCAAGGAATAATCTTTAATGCGCCTGTAATACAGTTATCAGCACATGCACCACATAGAATACATTTTGTGGATTTTTTGTCTTCTGGGTCGATTGTCGGCATATGCCATGGACAGGCTTGTGTACATGCGCCACATCCAACACATTTGCTTTCATCAACAGTCCAAGCACCAAATGGCTTTTCTTGTAAAGTAATCGCATCTACTGGACAAGCTGCTGCACATTTTGGCTCTCCATTTTCTGTTTTACATTCACTGCTTTGCTTACAAGTTTCAGGTGTCATTAAGAAATTTCCGTAATAGCCGTCAGCAGCACGGTAGTCTTCTTTAATCTCTGTACCGTAGTTGTAGTTTCTGCTTACTTTAACTCTAGAAATAAGCGGATGGATTTTTGCATCATTGGATACTGTACAAACCATTTCGCATCGTTGACATCCAACACATTTGTTTCTTTCTGCAATAAGGACTCCCCTTGCAGTTACAGCTGCAGTAGCGTTTTCTACGTTGGTGTTAGAACATCCTAATAGGTTCAGTACAGAAGCAGTAACAGTGATACCAGCGATACCTTTTCCACTAACCTTTAAGAATTCTCTTCTAGTTCTTAGTGTTTCTAAAAAATCTTGAATCTCTTTTTCAAACATAAGGACTCTCCCTCCTATAATTAAGTTTGTTACCAATTTACTTCTAGCTTCATTTATGATGTGATTTATAATTTCCTTAAGCCGTTTGTTATTTAACAAACTTCGTATTAAAAATATAAAAGGACTTAAGGTGTTTAACTAGGATTTGTTCTATTACTGTGATAATTTTTAATATAAGTAACTCTTATAACTATAATATAATTAAATAATTATCATTTGTCAATATACCTTATTATTAAAAAACAAATAAATATTAATGTATTCTTTTATTTATCTAGGAATTTCAATATTCTCAATGATTCTTCTTTTGCTTGAGGATCTTATTGTTTTGATTTTTATTTTGATTATGGTATAATTGTTGATAGATATATAACAGTCAACAGACTATAATAGGAATTGGGTGATTTAGAATGGTTAAAAATGTTTATGAAAATTTATCGAAGGATTTAATTGAAGGCAAAGAATCTGCATTATTGACATTTATGAAACATCTCAACCCACGGGAAGGTTCTATTGAAAAAAAACTACATATTTCTAAAGCTTCTTTACTCAATGATGCTTCTACTATGGATCCTGAGCTACAAAAGGAGATCCTCAATACCTTCCATAGTGGTATTCCCCATCTTTATCATCGAAGTGAAGAGGCGTCTATTTTAATTGAACCTTATTTTCCAAGACCGAGACTCATTATTTTAGGTGGTGGGCATATTGCGAAGCCTCTATGTGAATTTGGCTTTAAAGTTGGATTTTCAGTTGTTGTGGCAGATGATCGTCCTACCTTTGCCAATGCAAACCGTTTTCCTGAGGCAGATGAGGTGATCTGCGAGGATTTTCAAAGGGTATTCGATACCTTAAAGTTAAGAGAGTCCGATTTTGTTGTGATTGTAACGAGAGGTCATCGCCATGACGGTGTCTGTCTTAGAAACACATTGAAATCGCATCCTGCCTATATTGGCATGATCGGTTCTAAGCGTAGGGTAAGAGAAATGATGAGCCAGCTCATTGAAGAAGGTTATGATCAGGAACGATTGAACACCGTTCACTCCCCGATTGGACTTAGCATAGGCGCTGTTACACCAGATGAAATTGCAGTTTCCATCATTGCAGAAGTCATTGGATGCAGGAGAGCCCTGGGAACGAAATTAAGCAATAACAATAAATTTAATTGGCCCGAGTTTGATGCGGATGTCATCAATCAGATCTGCGTGGCATCTGAAGTGCCAAGGGCACTGATTACGATCATTGCCTCTAAAGGATCTGTTCCTAGAAAAGCTGGTGCAAAAATGATTGTTTGGCTGGACGGTAGAACTATGGGGAGTATCGGCGGCGGTTGTAGCGAAGCAAATATCGCTACCTTATCTCGTGACGTTATCTTAAATCAGAGATTCTCTATTGAACATGTAGATATGACTGGACTTGCCGCAGAAGACGAAGGTATGGTTTGTGGCGGTACCATGGAGGTTCTCATCGAATCCATCTAATGGATCGTATCTTATTAAATATCATCAAAAAAGCTACGGAAGGAGGATTCCTCTCGTAGCTTTTTCTAATGGATTGATTTGTTTACAAATGCAGAAACTTATGTAATAATTTTTCCGTCCTATTGGTCTTTACATTAAGCCTTACTGTTATTTAGGAAGTAAGTTCAGCTTTTCTAATTCATCAGCCACATCCTTTAGGTTTAATCGCTCTAAAGCCGCCCTTGTCGGTGCACCTGTCTTTTCATCCCACTGATATTGTTTATATAGCATAGTTAGTCCTAGCTGCATATCCTCACGATCCATCATTACAGTCCCCTTTGTAAACGGTTTTGCATCTGGATTCTTCGCATCGATAAATGCCCACTCTGGAATGGTGTCGTGCTGGTTACGCATATCTACCGTATTCATATTTTTTATAGTCAATGCTCTATGAAGTGTAGCAATTCTTTCTGCAGCAAAGTCTAATTGAGCCTCTGTGGTTTCTATACCTGTTGCTAAGCTGAAGAATTTAGCTTCTAAAGCCGTATCCCCTCTATAGTTTCTTTCTTTGGAAGGTGAAACCGTCATTGGCCATACCCAGTTACATAAAGTAATTGAATCGTGTAAGAAGTTTCGATCTAAGGACCATTTGGCGAATCTAGCTTTATACTCATTCATCGGTGTATAGTCCTGTGGTGCATCTAAAGCGTCTGGTGAGCCCCATACCTCGCCTGCAATTTCTTTTAATAGAGTTATCGGAAGACCAGCACCAATCATATTCATATGGGTATGAGAGTTTGCATCTCTGTTGAACATAACATTTACAAGAACGCCGACTTGAGCGCCTGCCTCATTACTATGATGCTTTGGATAAGCCATCTTCGACCAGATATTGTTTCCATAGGAATTCCAGTAATCTGCTCCTAAATTCCATTCTTTATCTAAATAGTGAGGTCCAAGACCTAGCTTACTGAATTCTCCTTCTTTGAATGCAATTCTTCTATAGAATTCCAATAAGAATGCAGGATCTCCAGCTTCTAATAAATTCCATGGAATGCTATTATATTCTTCTGCTGGCAGTACTTCCTTCAGCTTTCCAGAATTATAAGCATATTTAAAGTCTCTAGGAAGCTGACCGTAGTTACTCCAGATACCATAATCGTCTGCAAGTCTAGAGCCTAAGCTCTTGGTAATGAGCGCAACTTCTCCCTTAGGGTCTCCATCGGAATATCCTTTATGCATTACACTTCCTGGTGTTGAGAAGTTGATACAGGTACTGGCTGCATACGGTGTTAAACCATACTTTTCAAGCTCTGGAACCTTTAGATTCGATTGACAGCGAATTGGACAGGAGTGACATCCACCCATTTTAATCGTTCTTTCCTCCGCTACTGCCCCCAAGTCAAACACGGCCTTCTGTGTACGAAGACCTACTTTATTAGGGTTGCCTGGAGGGCATTCTCCCGTTTCTACTGGAGGTACTGCTGCTCCCCAGAATAAAGCGGTCTGTGCTGTCCAACGACTTCCAGCACTATGATATTCTGCCCATTGCTGCGGTGAATTCGGAACAACGTGCTGATTGTTTGCACCGATAATATCGGACATCATATATCGATTCAGTGCCAACCAATCCTGTGTTTTTCCATCGGCAATTTTCACTGCGCCCGTTCCTCTAATCCCGATGGCCTTTAGTTTCTTAGATCCCAATACGCCACCATGCCCGCCAGCAGAGTGGTTTACACTGTTTACGATGGAAGATAAGTGGACTAAATTTTCACCGGCTTGACCGATGGATGCAATACAAGCTTCTTTACCCATAATACCGTTGAGCATTTTAGAAGTCTCTACAGTTCCTTTTCCCCATAGATTTGTAGCGTCTTCTATGGACACTTTGTCATCTTCAATCTTCAACCATACTGGTGTTTTAGAAACTCCCTCAACAATAATTCCGTCCCATCCTGCAAATTTCAGGTATGCACCAAAATTTCCACCCATATGGCTATCAGTTACAGCATCATAAGGGTTAATCGGTGTAAGGGATGTAATATTTGTTCTTCCACTGCAAGGCGCACCGGTTCCAGTTAATGGTCCAACAGCAATCACTACTTTGTTTGCCTCATCAAAGGCTTTGGTTCCCTGAGGAACCTCATCAAATAAAACCTTATATCCAATACCAGCGCCGCCGATAAAGTCTTTATATTTCATAATATCTTCTGTAGAAATATTTCCTGTCGTTAAATTTACTCTTAAAAGTTTCCCAGCCCAGCCAGTTACC
Above is a genomic segment from Alkaliphilus oremlandii OhILAs containing:
- a CDS encoding 4Fe-4S binding protein, with the translated sequence MLIDYILEKLTEDSYPNILQERCLLNCSSMDPCTKCRDICPKDAMLLNSGKISMDENLCIGCGLCKAVCPTQAIQMKKLGEESILRVADGQEDMVFSCSIKGGAGATKLTCLHAFHPELLAILFLMQKDKMYQFNLSSCKNCSIAKHNNLLFYESLTKADNFVSSLGLHPKYEVITNENSLNHLTGKTMSRRDLFSIFRKESTNIATQAMDTIISEKESYLPIRKILLHKISSIADIQKENTIPTGSLLSTWRINEQCNGCGQCQSACPNKAWSLEKEDGTLKLYHHAGKCYQCRKCIESCSKKAIEGDDLRSGDINRYHLKKQISLTECSLCHKDFVAVQGEKECPICNKKEALRKKLASN
- a CDS encoding aldehyde ferredoxin oxidoreductase, whose product is MSNVTGWTGKLLRVNLTTKTISTEDTMKYKELIGGAGIGYKVIFDEVPQGTKAFDEANKIVIAVGPFTGAGVPCSGRTNITSLAPTNPYHAVTDSHMGGNFGPILKFAGWDGIIVEGASQTPVWLKIDDDKVSIEDASHLWGKGTVETEKTLHDVLGKEACIGAIGQAGENLINLSSFVNTVNHSAGGHGGVFGSKKLKAIGIRGTGSVKIAEGKAQEWLKLNRFMMTEIIGSNNQHVVPSTPQPWAEYHWTGSRWTGQPGLFWGAAEPPVETGECPVGDPNRVGLRTQKAIFDLGAVAEERTIKMGGCHSCPIRCQSNLKVPELEKYGLTPYATSTCIGFINPGTVMNVNWQGTEQELIIKSLGSRLADDYGIWSNYGQLGRDFRYMLTTGKFKEVLPKEEYDSIRWDLAESGDPEFLLEFYRRIALKEGEFWKVAQGPYWMAKEWKLGNDYWDNYGNNVWSKMAFPKHHSNEAGAQVGVLVNIMFNRDANSHTHMNLLDNGLPIEILKDILAEKFGSGDALDPKANYTPMNEYKAKFAKWSVDRNFLHDSITLCNWVWPMTASPSKERNYRGDTALEAKFFSLATGIETTEDELDFAAERISTLHRALTVKNMNTVDMRNEHDTIPEWAFVDLKNPDAKPFTEGTVIMDRDDMQLALTMLYKEYGWDEKTGAPTRACLERLNLKDVADELEKLNLLPK
- a CDS encoding ferredoxin-like protein; this translates as MFEKEIQDFLETLRTRREFLKVSGKGIAGITVTASVLNLLGCSNTNVENATAAVTARGVLIAERNKCVGCQRCEMVCTVSNDAKIHPLISRVKVSRNYNYGTEIKEDYRAADGYYGNFLMTPETCKQSSECKTENGEPKCAAACPVDAITLQEKPFGAWTVDESKCVGCGACTQACPWHMPTIDPEDKKSTKCILCGACADNCITGALKIIPWEEVTTAARRKGFFFA
- a CDS encoding XdhC family protein is translated as MVKNVYENLSKDLIEGKESALLTFMKHLNPREGSIEKKLHISKASLLNDASTMDPELQKEILNTFHSGIPHLYHRSEEASILIEPYFPRPRLIILGGGHIAKPLCEFGFKVGFSVVVADDRPTFANANRFPEADEVICEDFQRVFDTLKLRESDFVVIVTRGHRHDGVCLRNTLKSHPAYIGMIGSKRRVREMMSQLIEEGYDQERLNTVHSPIGLSIGAVTPDEIAVSIIAEVIGCRRALGTKLSNNNKFNWPEFDADVINQICVASEVPRALITIIASKGSVPRKAGAKMIVWLDGRTMGSIGGGCSEANIATLSRDVILNQRFSIEHVDMTGLAAEDEGMVCGGTMEVLIESI
- a CDS encoding aldehyde ferredoxin oxidoreductase; protein product: MAMVTGWAGKLLRVNLTTGNISTEDIMKYKDFIGGAGIGYKVLFDEVPQGTKAFDEANKVVIAVGPLTGTGAPCSGRTNITSLTPINPYDAVTDSHMGGNFGAYLKFAGWDGIIVEGVSKTPVWLKIEDDKVSIEDATNLWGKGTVETSKMLNGIMGKEACIASIGQAGENLVHLSSIVNSVNHSAGGHGGVLGSKKLKAIGIRGTGAVKIADGKTQDWLALNRYMMSDIIGANNQHVVPNSPQQWAEYHSAGSRWTAQTALFWGAAVPPVETGECPPGNPNKVGLRTQKAVFDLGAVAEERTIKMGGCHSCPIRCQSNLKVPELEKYGLTPYAASTCINFSTPGSVMHKGYSDGDPKGEVALITKSLGSRLADDYGIWSNYGQLPRDFKYAYNSGKLKEVLPAEEYNSIPWNLLEAGDPAFLLEFYRRIAFKEGEFSKLGLGPHYLDKEWNLGADYWNSYGNNIWSKMAYPKHHSNEAGAQVGVLVNVMFNRDANSHTHMNMIGAGLPITLLKEIAGEVWGSPDALDAPQDYTPMNEYKARFAKWSLDRNFLHDSITLCNWVWPMTVSPSKERNYRGDTALEAKFFSLATGIETTEAQLDFAAERIATLHRALTIKNMNTVDMRNQHDTIPEWAFIDAKNPDAKPFTKGTVMMDREDMQLGLTMLYKQYQWDEKTGAPTRAALERLNLKDVADELEKLNLLPK